In Desulfomicrobium apsheronum, the DNA window TGTCGTGCAGCTGCACCACCTCGCCCACGACCAGCATGGACGGAGCCTTCACTCCTTCACGCTCGGCCATGGCCGGGATCTCGCCGATGGTCGAGACCCAGGACTGATGCTCGCTTGTCGTACCCCAACGCACCAGGGCGGCGGGCATGTCGGGACGCATCCCGTTCTCGATCAGCTTGGCCGAGATGTACGGCAGATTCTTCACGCCCATGTAGAAGCACAGCGTGCTGGCTGCCGTGGCCAGGGCAGGCCAGTTATGTGCGGAATCAGGCTTGGTCGGATCCTCGTGGCCGGTGATGAGCGACACGGAGGAAGCGTACTTGCGATGCGTGAGCGGAATGCCCGCATAGGCCGCGCCAGCCACGGCCGAGGTCACGCCGGGGACGACCTCGAAATCGAGCCCGGCTTCGAGCAGCTCTTCGGCCTCTTCGGCTCCGCGCCCGAAAATGTAGGGATCACCGCCCTTGAGGCGGGCCACGTTCTTGCCTTCCTTGACCTTGGCCACGATCAGGTCGTTGATCTGGTCCTGGGGCAGGGTATGGTCACCGCCCTTCTTGCCGACATAGATGATCTCGGCGTCGGGACGGCACAGGGCCAGAAAGGTCTTGCTGGCAAGGTAATCGTAAATGACGACCTCGCATTCCTGCATGAGACGCTGCCCCTTGACCGTGATGAGACCCGGGTCGCCGGGACCCGCGCCGATGAGATATGCTTTGGCCATGATTGTTCCTTTCCTGAGCGTTTCCGCTGTTATTTTTTCGATCCGTGAACTTCCCGCCCAAGCTGTCGAAGGTGGGAATCCCGAAGTTGCGGGGACTTCTCCGGGCAGACGCGTCACCATGACGTCATCCCCGTGAAAACGGGGCTCCATCCCCTGGTACAGCAAAAGGCATGGATTCCCGCCTTCGCGGGAATGACCCGGCAACAACGCGGCACGCCTTCCCATGAAAAACGGGGTGACGTCTGGCCCGGAAATGCTAGGGCCTCACCCCACAAACTCCTGCATCCTGGCCCGCAGCTGCTCCAGGGTGGCCTTCTTCTCGGCGAATCCCTCCGCCTTGGCCTTTTCCTTGGCCACCACATCCTCGGGAGCCTTGCTGACAAAACTCTCGTTGCCAAGCTTCTTTGTCACAAAATCAAGCTCTTTACTGATCTTGCCCAACTCCTTGTCCAGACGGGCCAGCTCAGCCACGAAATCGACCACGCCCTCAAGAGGCACGAAGAGTTCGCACCCGCGCACCACGGCCGAGGCGCAGCCCCGGGGCGGCTCGATGTCCGCGCCCACGGTCAGAGTCCCGACCCGGGCCAGGGCCGCGATCTCCGTTTCGTGAGCCGTAAGGAAACGCTGATCTTCCCCGCCCGCACGAACCATGACCGTCAGGGCAACGCCAGGCGCAACGCCCAGCTCGGAGCGAATGTTGCGCACGGCCACGATGACACCCTGCAAAAACTCCATGTCGCGCACGGACGCCTCGTCCTCGCACTCGGGGCGGGCCTTGGGGTAGGGCCGCACGGCCAGACTCTCGGCATCCAGCGAGGGGATGGAGGACCAGATCTCCTGGGTCACGAAGGGGATGACCGGATGGGCGATGACCATGATCTCCGAGAGCACGTGCTTGAGGCACGAACGCGCCGCCGCCTTGGCTGCCGGATCATCGCCGTAGAGTTCGGGCTTGATCAGCTCCAGGTACCAGTCGCAGAACTCGCGCCAGACGAATCCGTAGAGGCCCTGGGCCGCCTCGTTGAAACGATAGCCTTCGATCTGGGCGGCGTGTTCGTTCTTGAGCATCTCCAGGCGATGTAGAATCCACTTGTGGTGCAGGGCCGTCATGACTTTGGGATCAAACTCGGGCTCGTTTCCATCGACATGCATGAGGGCGAACCGGGCCGCATTCCAGATCTTGTTGATGAAGTGACGATACCCCTCGATGCGCGCCTCGGAGAGCTTGATGTCCCGGCCCATGGCCGCGAACGAGGTCAGGGTGAAGCGCAGCGAGTCGCAGCCGTACTTGTCGATCATCTCCAGGGGATCGATGACGTTGCCCGTGGACTTGGACATCTTCTTGCCGTGCTCGTCGCGGACCAGAGCGTGGATGTAGACGTCCTTGAAGGGTACGTTATCCATGAACTGCAGGCCCATCATCATCATGCGGGCCACCCAGAAGAAGAGGATGTCAAAACCCGTGACCAGGAGCGAGGTCGGATAGAAGGCCTTGAGCTCGTTGGTTTGCTCCGGCCAGCCCATGGTCGAAAACGGCCACAAGGCGGAGGAAAACCAGGTGTCGAGGACGTCCTCGTCCTGAGAAAGGGCTGTGCTTCCGCATTTGCAGGAGGTCGGGTCCTCGCGGGCGACAATGATTTCGCCGCAATCCCGACAGGTCCAGACCGGGATGCGATGCCCCCACCACAGCTGACGGGAGATGCACCAGTCGCGGATGTTGTCGAGCCAGTTGAAATAGGTCTTGTTCCACTGCGCGGGCCAGATGGTCGTACGTCCGTCCTCCACGGCAAGGCGGGCCTTTTCGGCCAGGGGCTTGACGGAAACGAACCACTGCTCGGACACGAAAGGCTCGATGGTGGTCTTGCAGCGATAGCACTGGTTGACCTTGTTCTCGTAGGGTTCCTCAGCCGTGAGAGCCCCGCAGGCACGCAGATCCTGGGCGATGAGCGTGCGGCAGTCGGCGGCGCTCATACCCCGATACGCCTCGGGCGCGTTGTCGTTCATGCACCCCTTGTCGTCGATGACGCCAATCGCCTCCAGATTGTATTTGCGGCCCAGTTCCCAGTCGTTCATGTCATGTGCCGGAGTGATCTTGAGGCAACCGGTTCCAAATTCGCGGTCCACATAGGCGTCGGCGATGATCGGGATGCGCCGCCCCACCAGCGGCAGAATGACATGCTTGCCGATCATGGACTGATAGCGTTCGTCCTCGGGGTGCACGGCCACGGCGGTGTCGCCGAGCATGGTCTCGGGGCGCACCGTGGCCACGGTCACGGAACCCGAGCCGTCTTCCAGGGGATAACGCAGATGATAGAGGGTCGACTTGGCCGGGGCGTATTCGACCTCGTCATCGGCCAGGGCGGTGTGACAGCGGGTGCACCAGTTGATGATGTA includes these proteins:
- a CDS encoding valine--tRNA ligase — translated: MANETLSKGYEPADVEERWLEYWKTHQSFTPDAAKAATHVKDNYSIVIPPPNVTGALHMGHALNLTLQDIMCRYMRQRGKTVLWVPGTDHAGIATQNVVERKLLAEGKKREDLGREEFINRVWEWKEDYGGRILNQIRRMGASVDWSRERFTMDEGLTKAVREVFVSLYEQGLVYRGKYIINWCTRCHTALADDEVEYAPAKSTLYHLRYPLEDGSGSVTVATVRPETMLGDTAVAVHPEDERYQSMIGKHVILPLVGRRIPIIADAYVDREFGTGCLKITPAHDMNDWELGRKYNLEAIGVIDDKGCMNDNAPEAYRGMSAADCRTLIAQDLRACGALTAEEPYENKVNQCYRCKTTIEPFVSEQWFVSVKPLAEKARLAVEDGRTTIWPAQWNKTYFNWLDNIRDWCISRQLWWGHRIPVWTCRDCGEIIVAREDPTSCKCGSTALSQDEDVLDTWFSSALWPFSTMGWPEQTNELKAFYPTSLLVTGFDILFFWVARMMMMGLQFMDNVPFKDVYIHALVRDEHGKKMSKSTGNVIDPLEMIDKYGCDSLRFTLTSFAAMGRDIKLSEARIEGYRHFINKIWNAARFALMHVDGNEPEFDPKVMTALHHKWILHRLEMLKNEHAAQIEGYRFNEAAQGLYGFVWREFCDWYLELIKPELYGDDPAAKAAARSCLKHVLSEIMVIAHPVIPFVTQEIWSSIPSLDAESLAVRPYPKARPECEDEASVRDMEFLQGVIVAVRNIRSELGVAPGVALTVMVRAGGEDQRFLTAHETEIAALARVGTLTVGADIEPPRGCASAVVRGCELFVPLEGVVDFVAELARLDKELGKISKELDFVTKKLGNESFVSKAPEDVVAKEKAKAEGFAEKKATLEQLRARMQEFVG